The Ignicoccus islandicus DSM 13165 sequence AATACGAACTACCGTCCGCTGCTGCTTCAATAACCAAACTCAATGCTGAGGGATTAGAGTACGCTGTGTTCGCGGACTCCCCGCTAGTAATCACCTTCAAGGGAGGTGGGGAGAAGGTAATTACCGATGACTCTATTAAGGAGCTCGACCAAGTAGTAGTGAATAGAATAGAGGAGTTAATGGCTGAAGGCTTAAGCTTCAACGAAGCCCTCAAGGAAGTACGACCGATATTAAGGAAGAATAGGGAGATGATGTGCATAGGCTATAGCGTGATAGCGCCTCTGGGTGAATGCAAGCGCAACTTTATATACGGAAAAATGAACCTCGAAAGCGTAGAATACTTGGCGTTAATGAGCGATGGAATGGCTAGGTTAGTCGATACGTACGGGTTCTTCCGGAGCTATAGGGAAATGATGTTATATGGAATTGAAAATGGATTCGGTGATTTGCTTAGAATTCTGCGGGAAATAGAAAGGGAAGATGAAGGCGTGAAAGTGTTCAAAAGAGTTAGCGTCTACGACGACGCCTCCTTAGTGGTCTTGCGCCCGTCTCCGTAAACTTTGATATCGAATGAGTACTCGTGGACCTAACTGTTTCGCTCGAAACGGATAAGGTTTACGGAAAACCGTTAAATCGCTTAACCTACATACGTAAATAGAGGTGGAGATTTGAACCTAGAGGACCTCCCAACTGACTCACTGAGCGAATTCCTGGCAGCAACGGAAACTTTAAGCTGTTCTGATCTGGGCGAGCTCCTAGAACAAGGGATATCACTGCTGGATCCCAAGCCCCAAGAGCTGGACCCATCGAAGCCCGCGCTCTTTCACGGAGATCTACATGGCGATATAGAAACTCCTTTTGAGGTATGGAGGAAAGTTGGCGATATCAAAGGCTTTAACTTGATATTCCTTGGAGATTACGTCGATAGGGGTCCCAATCAAATAGAGACCCTCCTATTGGTTCTATCTCTAAAGGCAAAGAGGCCGGAAGAGGTCGCCGTATTAAGGGGTAATCACGAGCCTCCGAGGAACCTCATACCTTCCCCTCACGATTACCCAATAGAGCTAAGGGAGAGGTGTGGGGACGAAATGGAACTATACGAACTTTCCCTGAAGCTCTTCGATAGGATGCCGTTGTTCGCTATTTACGGACGATATCTAGGCGTACACGGAGGCCCTCCCTTTAGGAAGGGTTGCAAGGGTATTTCGTGTTTAGATCAGCCCGACCTAGAAGCTGTGCTTTGGAGCGATCCGGACGAGCTCTTAGGAGAGGAGATATGCGCCTACGAGGATCCCTTGGAGAAATGTATTGAAAGGAATTACTATAGAGGCGCCGGTTACATATGGGGCGCTGGGGCAACGAGGGAGTTCCTAGAGGCGACCGGCTTTGAGAAAATAGTAAGGGGTCACACTGCGGTCAATGGAATAGCGTTCACCCATAGGAATAGGGTGATAACGCTATTCACTAGGAGAGGTCCTCCGTACTACAACGAGAGGGCGGCGGCACTGCTCGTTAAAGGCGAAGAGAAGGCAGTGTTGGTTTGAGACTTAAATGGTTGATCTATCCCGAGTGAGAGATTCCTAATTATTACACCAATAAAATTCTATTTCCTAACTGCCCAATAATAATATTTGGATTACTTCCTAACCTCGGTAAACCGCCATGGGGATGAACGGGATACTAACCGGCATAAGGATGGCCTTCAATAATCCTATAATGAAAAAGATATTGAGCGACGTAGTTAGGGAAGTCGAATGTAACTACAACGGAGAAAAGGTGAGGATGAAGGTCTCAGATTACGTAATGTTGAAGTACGCCGGCGAAAAGGTTAACTGCGGGATAAGGGAGGAAATAGTTTACAAGACGTTAGCTGGAGTGTTCGACCTCTCTTTAAGGATCTTCAAGGGAAATAGGGAGGAGGTAGTTGAAGCGTTCCGAGACCCGGCGGTTAGGAGGGGCTTAACCCTCGTATTCGAAGGTTTGGCCAAGTACGGGGTAACTGTTCCCCAGAGGCTTCCCGCGCCCTTCTTAATTGTATGGAACTTCACTAACATGTGTAACTTGAGGTGCAAGCACTGCTACCAAAGGGCAGATAAGCCGTTACCGGACGAGCTTACCCTAGAGGAGAAACTCGCTGTAGTAGAGGACCTAGATAGGGCTGGGGTGGCTGCAGTCGCCCTCAGCGGAGGGGAGCCTACAATACATCCCCATTTCTTCAGAATAGTTGAAGAGCTGTCCTCTAGGGGAATCTACGTTGCCGTAGCAACCAACGGGTGGTTATTTTCGGAAAAGAAGTACCTCGCCAAGGCTAAGGAGAAGGGAGTTAGGTACGTAGAAGTGAGCGTTGACTCCGCCGATCCCCGAAAGCACGACGATTTCCGGGGAGTTCCCGGCTCTTGGAAGAAGGCCGTTCAAGCGTTAAGGAACGCTGTGGAACTAAAAGTGAACCACGCAATGGCAGTTACTATCACTAGGAACAACTTAGATGAGGTGGACGATATACTGAACTTGGCGGAAGAGCTTGGAATTTGGAGAGTTGTCTTCTTCAATTTCGTGCCCGTTGGAAGAGGTAAGGAAATAATTGACTTAGATCTAACTCCCGAAGAAAGAGAGGGGTTCATGAGGAAAATAGCAAAGGAGATGGTTAGGAGGAAGCTCGAGATATACACGACGGCTCCGCAATACAGCAGAGTCACAATGGAGGTCTTGGGAATAACGACCCCTACCCACTTCTCTGCCCCCATAAACAGCGGCTACAACAAGCTGGTCTCGGCTTTGGCCGAGTTCATAGGAGGATGCGGGGCTGGCAGGATATACGCGGCCTTGGAACCCAATGGGGACGTCACGCCTTGCGTTTTCCTACCCATAGTGGTCGGTAACGTGAGGCGGAAGAGCTTCAGGGAGATATGGGAGACGAGCGACCTCTTCCTTAAGCTTCGGGACAGGAGCAACTTAGCAGAGAACTGCAAGAGTTGTCCATATAGAGAGGTTTGCGGGGGCTGCAGAGCTAGGGCTTACGCTTACTTCAACGACCCCTTGGGCCCCGATCCCGGATGCATTATAAACAAGAAGTGGTTCGAATCGTTGAAGAGGGAGGCTGCAATTGCCCAATGAACCCTTTTTGCTTCTAGTTCGCGTTTAAGCCCTTGGGAGTTCGCTATGAAAGTAGCTCTGGCCTTCGATCACCCCAGATGGGAAGAGAAACACATACTTGAAGTAATAACTAGTATGGGCTACAAGGCCGTCCCAATCCCACTGAGATCTACCTCCCTAGACCTATCTAAGCCGAAGCTCGATGCGAACGTAGTAATTCAAAGGGCGATCAGCAGCGTTAGAGCTATTACTTCAACTTCTTACTTTGCAGCCGCAGGAGTTCCAGTGGTTAATTCTCTGTTTACCCAATTAATTTGCGATAACAAGGTACTAACTGATATGGCCTTGTCCAGGGCCGGCGTTCCGAGACCGAGGACTATAGTGGCTTACAGCGAAGAGGAGGCCATGAAGGCCGCGGAGGAACTGGGTTATCCGGTAGTGGTAAAGCCTATACAAGGGAGCTGGGGGAGGCTTCAAGCGTTAGCCAAGGACCCCGATACCCTCTTGACGGTGCTCGAGTTCAGGGAAGCCATGCCTAGTCCGCAATTCAAGGTTCATTACATACAAGAATTCGTCAAGAAACCAAATAGGGACATAAGGGCCTTCGTAGTAGGAGGCTCAGTTAGGACAGCAATATATAGGATCTCCTCCAATTGGAGGACTAACACAGCGCTGGGAGGTAAGGCCGAGCCGGCGAAAATAGATAGCGAATTGGAAGAGATAGTATTGAGGGCAGCTGGAGCGGTTGGAGGAGGAGTTCTCGGGGTGGACGTGGTTGAGGATCCCGAAAGAGGCTACCTAGTGCTCGAGGTTAATTCTAACGTAGATTTCAAGAACACGTATAGGGTAACTGGTCACGATTTGGCGAAAGACATAGTTGAATATGCAGTTAACTTAGCTAAGATGTGAGAGCCTTGAAGGTGAAGGTGAAGTTCTACGCTTACCTTCGCGAGAGCTTGGGTTCGGAGGACCAATTCGAGTGCAACTGCTCGACGGCAGAGGAATTGTTTCTCGAGCTCTTGAAGAGGTACCCCGTTTTGAAGGAAGAGAGGAAGCGGTACGAGGAGAGCGGCTTGGACTTGGGCGTCCTAATTAACGGTAGAGATTGGAGACACTTAAAGGAGATTAATTCCGCTGAAGTTAAGGTCTCCGTCTTCCCTCCCGCTGCCGGAGGTTAAGGGTCACATTGGTAGTCCCACCCGATCACCCACGCTATTACTCCCTCTTATATAGGGAGAGGTTGATAGAGAAGTTCAAAGAAGGAATAGTGGTGGCACAAGGTCTAATAGCCCACGGGAGAGGCGAAGCGTTCGATTACATACTAGGCGAGAGAACCGTTCCCAGCGCGTTAAAGGCGGAAAAGGCAGCTGCTGCCCTATTGAAGCTGGCTAAGAGACCGGTTGTGAGCGTTAACGGTAACGTTGCTGCCCTGGTACCGAGGGAATTGGTCAAGCTATCTGAGGCCTTGGGGTGCCCACTCGAGGTGAACCTCTTCTACAGATCCGAAGAGAGGGCCAAGAAAATAGCGGAGTTGCTTGAGGCCCATGGCGCAAGGGAAGTCCTTTGGGTCCCTGAGGAGGAGCTACCGAACCTCAGTAGCGAGAGGAGGAAGGTGTCCAAGAGAGGGATCGCAACGGCTGACGTAGTGCTCGTAGCCCTAGAGGACGGGGACCGGACGGAAGCCTTGAAGAAGTTGGGGAAGAAGGTAATAGCCATAGATCTAAACCCCTTCTCTAGGACCGCTAGAAGCGCAGACATATCGATTATCGATAACGTAATAAGAGCCATTCCAAACATAATTAAGTTCGTAAAAGAAATTAGCTACGAGGAAGCTAAGAAGGTATTAGAGGAATACGATAACTCCCTTACTTTAAAGGAATCAGTTAAGGAAATACGTGAGTGGCTGGATAAGATGATAGAGGAGATGTAAGAATGGACGCCTCTAAGGCAATCTACGAGGCAAGGAAGAAGTTAGTTAAGAAAGGCGTGGACGATCTAAAGGACACCATACCGTTTGAATACGTGCTTACGTGTCCCGATGAGTCCCAGTGGTTGAAGGTAGTGGTTAAGTTCAAAGATCCAAAGAAATCCACGATCTACGTAACTGATTTCCACGATTACTTGTATACCGTTTACCACACGGATCCGAAGATGTACGTAGTTGATAGGCTAGTTCCTACGGAAGGAGTCAGGCTCTTGGAGGGATGCGAGTTAGTTTACGGTAACGAGGAGGAAGTTAAGGCAGACCTAGAAAGGTTTAAGGAATTGGCGAAGGAGTTCCTTGAGAACCTCCAAGAAGTGATGAGAACCTTCAAAAGGGCTTGAGGCAGCTTTTAAGCTCTTCGATACCCGTATTTCGGGGACCCTGAAACTTGCTGGCGATACCAACGTTCTTTTTCGTTTAATAACTAACAGAGAGGCTTTCATCAAACTAAAGAGAGCTCACCACAGCGGTAAATTAAGGTGGTTCATTAGCTACGAGTTGCTCCAAGAGCTTAAGGAGCACGTAGACGTTATAGTTAAGTTAGCTATGAAACACGAAAGGAAGGCCGATTGCAAGGTAGCTTGAGAAGTAGGTGCTGAAACGCTTTTAGAGTTAGCTACCTTGGATTTCGGTACTACTGAACCTAACGTAGAGTGCTTTGAAGCATTGGAATTAGTTGCACTGAGGGATCCAGACGACGTTCACGTAGCCTCTTTAGCTATAAACGTGGCACCATCAATTCTAGTAAGCGACGATAAAAAGGCATTTAATAAAGAAGTTAAGGAGGCTTTAGCTAAGTATAAGGTTGAGGTGATGGGCTTTGCTGAACTCCTTAAACTCCTTGAGTAAGGAAATAGATGAGAGACTTTCAAAAGAGAACTATAGCTCTACTGATCCTCAAGTCTAAGGGCTTCAAGGTAGTCATACCGGAAATTAGGATAGGAGACAAGGTAGCCTACGGAATAGCTATACAAGGAGATAAGGCATACGTAGTGTTCCCAAACGGTTTAGAGGAAGAAATCAAGAAGGTTTTGAAGGTTAAGGAAGTGGTAGTAGTACCTTGGGTCCACAGGCCTGAGCGCGAGGAGTGAAACGCAACGTAAACCTAGCTGTTAAATCGCATCGTTACGTGAAGGGTCCTTAACCCGAAGGCCAAGGATTTAACTTAGTCTAAGCTTTTCTAGAAGATGCGAAAGTAATGACTAATCGCTCTCTGGTTCTTTCTAGAAGGACGTGCGTTAAGAATTTCGAAGCGAGAAGCTGAAGCGAAGAACAATAAGGTCGATGAACCATGTCCTTGTACTTAAACCAAAGGAAATACTCACATATAATACAATAATGGAATAAATTGACAATAGAAAGAAGCAGAGAACCATTAGGCGCCGGGAAGGGTTAAGCGGGATCACGTGCCCCAGCGGTCCCAGTTTACCGGCTTCCGGGCCGTTGGGGCCCCAGGGACGAGCCGTTCCGATCTTCTGCGGCTCGCCCCTGGGTGGGAAGCCCCGCCCGAGGGCACGGCCTCGGGCGATTGGGAGCGGCGGGCTCGCCCCTCGAGGTTAACCCTCTCGGGGCTTACACCCCCGCCCCATCAACCCCGTCTTCTACGGGAGCCCTCGTGGGGGCACGAGGCCCCCAATGGCCGCCTCTTTTCGGGGTGGGGTTCCCGCTTAGATGCTTTCAGCGGTTACCCCTTCCGGCGTGGCTGCCCGGCTCTGCCCTGCCGGACAACCGGTACACCAGAGGCCGAGGCGCCCCGTTCCTCTCGTACTGAGGGCACCTTCCCCTCAGGCGGCCCACACCCCCCGTGGGTAGAGTCCGACCTGTCTCACGACGGTCTAAACCCAGCTCACGTTCCCCTTTAATGGGCGGGCAGCCCCACCCTTGGGGGCTGCTGCACCCCCAGGATGGGAAAAGCCGACATCGAGGTAGCAAACCGCGGGGTCGATGTGGGCTCTCGCCCGCGACGACTCTGTTATCCCCGGGGTAACTTTTCTGTCATGCCCGGCCCCCACCAGGGGGGACACGAGCGTTCGCTAGGCCGCGGTTTCCCGGCCGGACCCCCTGCCTTTAGGGGTCCGGTCAGGCCGGCTTTTGCCCTTGCACTCTACGGCGGGTTTCTGACCCGCCTGAGCCGACCTTAGGGCGCCCGTGTTACCCTTTCGCGGGCGTGCCGCCCCAGCCAAACTGCCCACCAGGCGCTGTCCCCCTTCCGGGGTAAGCCCCCCGGATGGGGGTGGGTGGTGTTTCATTGGCGACTCGACCACCCCCGGAGAGGTGGCTTCATTGTCTCCCACCTACGCTACGCACCCCCATCCGGGGGGCAACGCCTGGCTGCAGTAAAGCTCCACGGGGTCTTCTCTCCCTACGGGGGGTTGCGGGACTGTGCACCCGCTCAGGGGGTTCACGGGGCCCCGGGCCGGGACAGTGGGGACCTCGTTGATCCATTCATGCGCGCCGGAACTTACCCGGCAAGGCATTTGGCTACCTTAAGAGAGTCAGAGTTACTCCCGGCCTTCAGCGGCGCTTCGCCGGGTTGAACCCCGGTTTCACGGACCGCCAGTGGCCAGGATTCGGCCCCCGTACACACCCTTTCGGGCTTGCGGGGACCTATGTTTTTATTAAACAGTCAGGCCCCCCTAGGCACTGCGACCTGCGGTCCCAGGGTTGGGCCCCAGGACCGCAGGCACCCCTTCTCCCGAAGTTACGGGGCCAATTTGCCGAGTTCCCTGGCCCGGGTTAACCCCCAGCCGCCTTGGGCTTCTCACCCAGGGGCACCTGCGTCGGTTCTCGGTACGGGCGCGGGGGATCGCTCCCGGTCCCCTTTTCAAGGGCCCCAGGGATCGGCGGAAGCCCCCATGAGGGGGCCCCTTCCCGCCTTCGGCCCCTTCTCGCCATTACGGCCCTCCAGGGCCTTCGGTCGGTTAGCCGGGGCGACAGCCCCGGTCCGCCTACCCCGAGGCGTCGGAGACCGGGCTTGCGTTGCCGCACCTACCCCCGCGGTGCCGGAATATTAACCGGCTTCCCTTTCCCCGCCACCCAGTTAGGGGGCGGGTTAGGACCGACTAACCCCCGGCCTATGACAGTTGCCGGGGAACCCTTGCCCTTTCCGGCGGAGGGGATTCTCACCCCTCTTCGCTGTTACTACCGCCGGGATCGGCACTCGGAGCGGCTCCAGCGGACCTCACGGCCCGCCTTCTAGGCCGCCCCGACGCCCGCCTACCGGATCACCTCCGCACAGCGGAGGTGCCCCGGGGTCTCGGCGGCCGGCTTAAGCCCCGACCAATCTTCGGGGCCCCGGGCCTCGGCGAGTGAGCTGTTACGCACTCCTTAGAGGATGGCTGCTGTTAGGCCCACCTCCCCGCTGTCTGAGGCCCGGGACGCCCTTTCGGTTGGCACTTAGCCGGCACTTTGGGGCCTTAACCCCGGTCTGGGTTGTTCCCCTCTCGGCCCCCGGGCTTACCCCGGGGCGCCCCACTGCCCCCTTCTACGGCGGCCACGGGTTCGGAGTTTGACGGGAGGCCGGGGGCACAACGCCCCCTGCACCTCCCATCAGTAGCTCTACCCCGTGGCCCGCCTCCGGGGACGCTGGGCTTAGACCCACTTCGGCGGGAACCAGCTATCACCGAGCTAGATTGGCCTTTCACCCCTAGGCGGAGGTCAGGGGAACGAGTTGCACGTCAGAACCCTTTCGGGCCTCCACCGGGCTTTCGCCCGGCTTCACCCTGCCCCCGCCTAGATCGCCCGGTTTCTGGTCGCACGACCGTGACTCCGGGCCCGTGAGGACCCCGCCCCTCGGGGCAAAAGCCCCTGCGGGCTAGTCGGTTTCCCTACGGCTTCGGGGGTGAACCCCTTAACCTCGCCACGGCCGTGCACTCCCCGGCCCGTGTTTCAAGACGAAAGGTGCGACCCCGGTCAACCCCGAACGTACTCCCGGGTCGCCCCGGTTTCCTTCCGGGGCGTCATCCCTTGCGGGCCGCACCCTATGTAACCGCCCGGTTTCAGGCTCTTTTCACCCCCTGCCAGGGGTACTTTTCAGCTTTCCCTCACGGTACTTAGTGCGCTATCGGTCTCGGGACGTGTTTAGCCTTGGAAGCCGGTGCCTCCCAGCTTCCCACGGCAATACCAAGCCGTGGTACTCTGCTCCGCGGCAGGAGCCCCCGCGGTTTCCCCT is a genomic window containing:
- a CDS encoding metallophosphoesterase family protein produces the protein MNLEDLPTDSLSEFLAATETLSCSDLGELLEQGISLLDPKPQELDPSKPALFHGDLHGDIETPFEVWRKVGDIKGFNLIFLGDYVDRGPNQIETLLLVLSLKAKRPEEVAVLRGNHEPPRNLIPSPHDYPIELRERCGDEMELYELSLKLFDRMPLFAIYGRYLGVHGGPPFRKGCKGISCLDQPDLEAVLWSDPDELLGEEICAYEDPLEKCIERNYYRGAGYIWGAGATREFLEATGFEKIVRGHTAVNGIAFTHRNRVITLFTRRGPPYYNERAAALLVKGEEKAVLV
- the lysX gene encoding lysine biosynthesis protein LysX, with protein sequence MKVALAFDHPRWEEKHILEVITSMGYKAVPIPLRSTSLDLSKPKLDANVVIQRAISSVRAITSTSYFAAAGVPVVNSLFTQLICDNKVLTDMALSRAGVPRPRTIVAYSEEEAMKAAEELGYPVVVKPIQGSWGRLQALAKDPDTLLTVLEFREAMPSPQFKVHYIQEFVKKPNRDIRAFVVGGSVRTAIYRISSNWRTNTALGGKAEPAKIDSELEEIVLRAAGAVGGGVLGVDVVEDPERGYLVLEVNSNVDFKNTYRVTGHDLAKDIVEYAVNLAKM
- a CDS encoding MoaD/ThiS family protein; this translates as MKVKFYAYLRESLGSEDQFECNCSTAEELFLELLKRYPVLKEERKRYEESGLDLGVLINGRDWRHLKEINSAEVKVSVFPPAAGG
- a CDS encoding 4-phosphopantoate--beta-alanine ligase; translated protein: MVVPPDHPRYYSLLYRERLIEKFKEGIVVAQGLIAHGRGEAFDYILGERTVPSALKAEKAAAALLKLAKRPVVSVNGNVAALVPRELVKLSEALGCPLEVNLFYRSEERAKKIAELLEAHGAREVLWVPEEELPNLSSERRKVSKRGIATADVVLVALEDGDRTEALKKLGKKVIAIDLNPFSRTARSADISIIDNVIRAIPNIIKFVKEISYEEAKKVLEEYDNSLTLKESVKEIREWLDKMIEEM
- a CDS encoding radical SAM/SPASM domain-containing protein, producing MGMNGILTGIRMAFNNPIMKKILSDVVREVECNYNGEKVRMKVSDYVMLKYAGEKVNCGIREEIVYKTLAGVFDLSLRIFKGNREEVVEAFRDPAVRRGLTLVFEGLAKYGVTVPQRLPAPFLIVWNFTNMCNLRCKHCYQRADKPLPDELTLEEKLAVVEDLDRAGVAAVALSGGEPTIHPHFFRIVEELSSRGIYVAVATNGWLFSEKKYLAKAKEKGVRYVEVSVDSADPRKHDDFRGVPGSWKKAVQALRNAVELKVNHAMAVTITRNNLDEVDDILNLAEELGIWRVVFFNFVPVGRGKEIIDLDLTPEEREGFMRKIAKEMVRRKLEIYTTAPQYSRVTMEVLGITTPTHFSAPINSGYNKLVSALAEFIGGCGAGRIYAALEPNGDVTPCVFLPIVVGNVRRKSFREIWETSDLFLKLRDRSNLAENCKSCPYREVCGGCRARAYAYFNDPLGPDPGCIINKKWFESLKREAAIAQ